One part of the Bacteroidota bacterium genome encodes these proteins:
- a CDS encoding CoA pyrophosphatase has product MFYVVLSFLMTNDFIYKVNALKHLVSVALPGEEVQLEMAPFIRKPLNHYLQQPTFNPQASAVGVIVYPAGNDLEIILIQRPSYNGHHSNQIAFPGGKKESVDESLYHTAVREVNEEIGIGLESLDFIGELSKLYIPVSNFMVYPFLFFCSSRPPVTPFAQEVEDVLYVSVRNELLNAGLKAMEKVRLTPDLIGEVPCYKIQNKIVWGATAMILREVEDVFQRM; this is encoded by the coding sequence ATGTTTTACGTAGTATTGTCTTTTCTTATGACAAATGATTTTATTTATAAGGTGAATGCATTAAAACATCTCGTGTCTGTTGCTCTTCCTGGAGAAGAAGTTCAATTAGAAATGGCACCTTTTATACGTAAGCCCTTAAATCATTATTTGCAGCAACCAACTTTTAATCCACAAGCTAGTGCTGTTGGAGTTATTGTATATCCTGCAGGAAATGATTTAGAGATTATCTTGATACAGCGTCCCAGCTACAACGGTCATCATAGCAATCAAATTGCATTCCCCGGTGGAAAGAAGGAGTCGGTGGATGAATCACTTTATCATACTGCGGTGCGTGAAGTAAATGAGGAAATTGGCATTGGGCTGGAATCGCTTGATTTTATAGGGGAGTTGAGCAAGCTCTACATTCCGGTCAGCAATTTTATGGTATATCCATTTCTGTTTTTTTGTAGTAGCAGACCTCCCGTAACCCCTTTTGCCCAAGAAGTTGAAGATGTGCTATATGTATCCGTTAGAAATGAATTGCTAAATGCCGGTTTAAAAGCAATGGAAAAAGTAAGGCTTACACCTGATTTAATCGGAGAGGTTCCTTGTTATAAAATACAAAACAAGATAGTTTGGGGAGCTACAGCAATGATTCTTCGAGAGGTTGAAGATGTTTTTCAGCGCATGTAG
- a CDS encoding 6-carboxytetrahydropterin synthase, translating into MIYITRKEHFNAAHKLSNPNWSEEKNVEVFGGCSNPNWHGHNYNLFVTVKGEINPETGYIINLKDLSSLIKEHILKKIDHKNLNLDVDFLKGKMTSTEVLAMEIWNQLNEKIQKLGAQLHCIKLYETENNYVEYYG; encoded by the coding sequence ATGATTTACATTACACGAAAAGAACATTTTAATGCTGCCCACAAACTTTCCAACCCCAATTGGAGCGAAGAAAAAAACGTAGAGGTTTTTGGAGGATGTTCCAATCCTAATTGGCATGGACATAATTACAATTTGTTTGTTACCGTTAAAGGAGAAATAAACCCGGAAACAGGCTATATTATTAATCTTAAAGACTTAAGTAGCTTAATAAAGGAACATATTTTAAAAAAAATTGATCATAAAAACTTGAATTTGGATGTCGATTTTTTGAAAGGAAAAATGACATCAACCGAAGTACTGGCAATGGAAATATGGAATCAATTAAATGAAAAAATACAAAAGCTAGGCGCACAACTACATTGCATAAAGCTGTATGAAACAGAAAATAATTATGTAGAATATTATGGATAA
- a CDS encoding cytochrome c, whose product MYTILYQTHKVAVLLFLGLYLVKTILLLTNNKTLLDKITKVAKVPEMIISTLFLLTGIYMITQIPVITTLLIVKVCLVLASIPVAIIGFKKSNKALALLSLIMIVMSYGLAEMHKKSALKSMQQSAVDTTIANNVDTVNTVVAEVAPIDGKTVFMSNCIVCHGANGKLGAAGAKDLTVTALDKNAIKEIVTNGKGAMAPFGAILTADEIDAVGTYVDEVLKEHK is encoded by the coding sequence ATGTACACAATCCTTTATCAAACACACAAAGTAGCAGTACTCTTATTTTTAGGCTTGTACTTAGTAAAAACCATTTTACTTTTAACCAACAACAAAACCTTGCTCGATAAAATAACGAAGGTGGCTAAAGTGCCCGAAATGATTATTAGTACATTGTTTTTGTTGACCGGTATTTATATGATTACACAAATACCTGTTATTACAACTCTATTGATTGTGAAAGTATGTTTGGTGTTGGCATCTATCCCGGTTGCTATAATTGGCTTTAAGAAATCAAATAAGGCGTTGGCTCTGCTTTCTCTTATTATGATAGTGATGAGCTATGGGTTGGCAGAGATGCATAAAAAATCAGCTCTTAAATCAATGCAGCAATCGGCAGTTGATACCACCATTGCCAACAATGTAGATACTGTCAATACTGTTGTAGCAGAAGTGGCACCTATTGATGGAAAGACAGTGTTTATGTCTAATTGTATTGTGTGTCATGGTGCAAATGGAAAGCTTGGTGCCGCAGGTGCAAAAGATTTAACAGTTACTGCACTTGATAAAAATGCCATAAAAGAAATCGTAACAAACGGAAAAGGTGCAATGGCTCCATTTGGGGCTATACTTACGGCAGATGAAATTGATGCCGTGGGAACATATGTTGATGAAGTATTGAAAGAGCACAAATAA
- a CDS encoding outer membrane beta-barrel protein, protein MFLVLITHFTLSTNAQFVRGIGIMGGVTFAKHKFEFKNPDAIEKKKFVFGFNGELFGEFGRGEYIRWQSEFQYNQKGSKDKTDSTTYKNKLAYVCWNNYLKIRYELFGGIPYLLIGPRIEYKLSEAMQSPTVVSSFKNFQFSPSFGAGWEFVTYSNIKPIVEVHYNPDMYLNAYKTTPLDIKNRAWEIRVGLKYLLGNASEDCPPVYR, encoded by the coding sequence GTGTTCCTAGTTTTAATTACACACTTTACCTTATCAACTAATGCCCAATTCGTTCGTGGAATAGGCATTATGGGAGGAGTAACATTTGCCAAACATAAATTCGAATTCAAAAACCCGGATGCTATAGAAAAGAAGAAATTTGTTTTCGGTTTTAATGGAGAACTATTCGGAGAATTTGGAAGAGGTGAATACATCCGCTGGCAATCGGAATTTCAATACAACCAAAAAGGCAGCAAAGACAAAACAGACAGCACCACGTATAAAAATAAATTAGCATACGTATGTTGGAATAACTATTTAAAAATTCGTTACGAGCTGTTTGGTGGAATCCCTTATTTGCTTATTGGCCCACGAATTGAATATAAATTATCAGAAGCAATGCAATCACCAACTGTAGTAAGCAGCTTCAAAAACTTCCAATTCAGTCCATCGTTTGGTGCAGGGTGGGAGTTTGTTACGTACTCCAACATAAAACCAATTGTAGAAGTGCATTACAATCCGGACATGTATTTAAATGCTTACAAAACAACTCCCCTTGACATTAAAAACAGAGCTTGGGAAATTCGTGTTGGTCTGAAATACTTGCTAGGAAACGCAAGTGAGGATTGCCCTCCGGTGTATAGATAA
- the folE gene encoding GTP cyclohydrolase I FolE has protein sequence MSNYKKTEEYNKENTEKISEYYKDIILKTGEDPTREGLLKTPERAAKAIQYLTQGYDLNPKEILKSALFKDDYKQMVIVKDIELYSLCEHHLLPFFGKAHIAYIPNGHIVGLSKIPRVVDAFARRLQVQERMTHDIRDCIQETLNPLGVAVVIEAAHLCMQMRGVQKQNSVTTTSAFTGEFLKDTTRKEFISLISSKLH, from the coding sequence ATGAGTAACTATAAAAAAACAGAAGAGTACAATAAAGAGAATACTGAAAAAATTTCAGAATACTATAAAGATATTATTCTAAAAACCGGTGAAGACCCTACTAGGGAAGGTCTTTTAAAAACACCCGAACGTGCTGCAAAAGCAATTCAATATTTAACCCAAGGATATGATTTAAATCCAAAAGAAATTTTAAAATCAGCTTTATTTAAAGACGACTACAAACAAATGGTGATTGTAAAAGATATTGAATTATATTCTTTGTGCGAACACCATTTATTGCCTTTCTTTGGGAAAGCTCATATAGCCTACATTCCCAACGGGCACATTGTGGGCTTAAGCAAAATACCGCGCGTAGTAGATGCTTTTGCACGCAGACTGCAGGTACAAGAACGTATGACACATGATATACGTGATTGTATTCAAGAAACATTGAATCCGCTTGGGGTAGCGGTTGTAATTGAAGCAGCACATCTATGTATGCAAATGCGTGGAGTACAAAAACAAAATTCTGTTACTACTACATCGGCTTTTACAGGCGAGTTTTTGAAAGATACTACTCGTAAGGAGTTTATCAGTTTAATTTCATCGAAACTACACTAA
- the mqnB gene encoding futalosine hydrolase — MKLLIVAATKSEVEILVSRLKFISIDTNNVSRFSSEKCIVDILITSVGMVATAFELGRRLQNNIYDLILNVGICGAINKQLSIGEVVNVTTDCIYELGAEDGDKFLKFEELNLPGKNKFENILESKNEIIRSLRKVSGITVNTVHGNDTSISKIESRIKSDVETMEGAAFMYAMENQATPYFQIRSISNYVERRDRSKWNILLAIKNLNEELLNIIHSL, encoded by the coding sequence TTGAAACTGCTTATTGTTGCTGCCACCAAATCGGAGGTTGAAATTTTGGTTTCTCGGTTGAAGTTTATTTCTATAGACACAAATAATGTATCTAGATTTTCTAGTGAGAAATGCATTGTAGACATACTCATAACCTCTGTAGGCATGGTCGCCACAGCATTCGAACTAGGCAGGCGTTTGCAAAATAATATATACGATTTAATTTTGAATGTTGGTATTTGTGGTGCGATAAACAAGCAACTGTCAATAGGTGAAGTCGTAAATGTTACAACCGATTGTATTTATGAACTAGGAGCAGAAGATGGAGATAAATTTTTGAAATTTGAAGAATTGAATTTGCCCGGAAAAAATAAATTCGAAAACATATTGGAAAGTAAAAACGAAATCATTCGTTCTTTAAGAAAGGTTTCCGGAATTACAGTAAATACTGTGCATGGAAACGATACATCTATTTCAAAAATTGAAAGTAGGATAAAGTCTGATGTAGAGACTATGGAAGGAGCAGCTTTTATGTATGCTATGGAAAATCAAGCTACACCTTATTTTCAAATACGAAGTATTTCTAACTATGTGGAGAGAAGAGATAGAAGTAAATGGAATATTCTTTTGGCTATAAAAAATTTGAATGAAGAGTTACTAAATATAATCCACTCACTTTAA
- the hflX gene encoding GTPase HflX: MSKGEDGKKNAENGLYDTAKKQETAVLIGLLNKEQDEEKVNEYLDELSFLSETAGAKTLKRFMQRMEKPDPRTFIGSGKVAQIEQFIAEHKVDLAIFDDELSPSQQRNLEKEFKCKILDRNSLILDIFASRARTAHAKTQVELAQYQYLLPRLTGLWTHLDRVKGGIGMKGAGEKEIETDRRIVRDKIAQLKEKLVVIDKQMATQRKNRGELVRVALVGYTNAGKSTIMNLLTKSEVFAENKLFATLDTTVRKMVLHNLPFLLSDTVGFIRKLPTQLVESFKSTLDEVREADILIHVVDISNPGFEDHIKVVNQTLIDIKAFDKPIILVFNKIDAYTFIEKENDDLTPATKKNMSLVDLKKSWMSKLNSPCIFISATEKSNIEELRELLYNTAKEIHTKIYPFNNFLY, from the coding sequence ATGAGCAAAGGAGAGGATGGGAAAAAGAATGCTGAGAATGGCTTGTACGATACTGCTAAGAAACAAGAAACCGCAGTTCTTATTGGTCTTTTAAACAAAGAGCAAGACGAAGAAAAAGTTAATGAGTATTTAGATGAGCTTTCCTTTTTGTCCGAAACGGCCGGGGCAAAAACACTGAAACGTTTCATGCAACGCATGGAGAAGCCAGACCCAAGAACATTTATTGGCTCCGGAAAAGTAGCGCAGATAGAACAGTTTATTGCCGAGCACAAAGTAGATTTAGCCATATTTGACGATGAGCTATCTCCCTCACAACAGCGAAATTTAGAGAAAGAATTTAAGTGTAAAATTTTAGATAGAAACTCGTTGATACTCGACATTTTTGCATCGAGAGCAAGAACTGCGCATGCTAAAACCCAAGTGGAGTTAGCACAATACCAGTATTTGCTACCAAGATTAACAGGTTTGTGGACACACTTGGACCGTGTAAAAGGTGGTATTGGAATGAAAGGTGCAGGAGAAAAAGAGATTGAAACCGACAGACGAATTGTGCGAGATAAAATAGCCCAACTAAAAGAAAAATTAGTTGTGATTGATAAGCAAATGGCTACGCAGCGCAAAAATAGAGGCGAGTTGGTAAGGGTTGCGCTGGTTGGATATACCAATGCGGGTAAGTCAACCATTATGAATTTGCTTACAAAATCAGAAGTGTTTGCCGAGAATAAATTGTTCGCAACACTAGATACCACTGTGCGAAAAATGGTATTGCACAATTTACCTTTCCTGCTTTCAGATACCGTAGGTTTTATTCGCAAGTTGCCTACTCAATTAGTAGAGTCATTTAAATCTACGTTGGATGAGGTTCGAGAGGCAGATATATTAATACATGTGGTTGATATTTCTAACCCTGGATTTGAAGATCATATAAAGGTAGTGAACCAAACATTGATAGATATAAAAGCGTTCGATAAGCCAATAATACTTGTATTCAATAAGATTGATGCCTATACATTTATTGAAAAAGAAAATGATGATTTAACACCTGCAACAAAGAAAAACATGTCTTTGGTGGATTTGAAAAAATCATGGATGAGTAAGTTGAATTCCCCATGTATTTTTATTTCGGCTACAGAAAAAAGTAATATCGAAGAGTTGCGTGAATTGTTGTATAACACCGCCAAGGAGATTCACACAAAAATATATCCGTTCAATAATTTCTTGTACTAG
- the fabD gene encoding ACP S-malonyltransferase, producing the protein MNAYIFPGQGSQFPGMGKELYETNSLAKELFEKANSILGFRITDIMFNGTEEELKQTKVTQPAIFLHSVVLAKVAGDKFKPDMVAGHSLGEFSALVANNCLSFEDALVLVSKRALAMQKACEAQPSSMAAILNLDDKIVESICAEITAGGNIVVAANYNCPGQLVISGSVEGITIACEKLKAAGAKRALVLPVGGAFHSPLMDPAKQELAAAIHATTFNTPICPVYQNVTANAVSNPDEIKTNLIAQLTAPVRWTQSVQQMISDGAANFYEVGPGKVLQGLVKKINNTASAESISI; encoded by the coding sequence ATGAACGCATACATTTTTCCAGGACAAGGCTCACAATTTCCAGGTATGGGAAAGGAGCTTTACGAAACAAACTCGTTAGCCAAAGAATTATTTGAAAAAGCTAATTCTATTTTAGGATTTAGAATTACCGATATCATGTTCAATGGAACCGAAGAAGAATTAAAACAAACAAAAGTTACACAGCCTGCCATATTCTTGCATTCGGTGGTGTTGGCAAAAGTTGCAGGAGACAAATTTAAACCAGATATGGTAGCAGGACACTCGCTGGGAGAATTTTCTGCTTTAGTAGCAAACAATTGCCTGTCGTTTGAAGACGCGTTAGTACTGGTTTCTAAACGTGCATTGGCAATGCAAAAAGCATGCGAAGCGCAACCATCCTCCATGGCCGCTATATTAAATTTAGACGATAAAATTGTTGAATCTATTTGTGCAGAAATTACTGCCGGAGGAAATATTGTAGTTGCAGCAAATTACAATTGCCCCGGACAACTTGTTATTTCAGGCTCTGTAGAAGGCATAACTATTGCTTGCGAAAAATTAAAGGCAGCTGGTGCAAAAAGAGCACTGGTATTGCCTGTTGGCGGAGCATTTCACTCTCCTTTAATGGATCCTGCCAAACAAGAACTTGCAGCTGCAATACATGCTACTACATTTAATACTCCTATTTGTCCGGTGTATCAAAATGTAACAGCCAATGCAGTGAGTAATCCGGATGAAATAAAAACAAATTTAATTGCACAACTAACAGCACCTGTGCGCTGGACGCAATCGGTGCAACAAATGATTTCAGACGGAGCTGCTAATTTTTACGAAGTGGGTCCAGGCAAAGTATTACAAGGATTGGTGAAGAAAATTAATAACACTGCAAGCGCAGAAAGCATTTCAATTTGA
- a CDS encoding 1,4-dihydroxy-6-naphthoate synthase, whose product MRYTLGFSPCPNDCFIFDALVNGKIDLEGLEFDVVMEDVESLNTKAFQGELDISKLSYHAYMHLVDRYALLNSGSALGFGCGPLLITQAQNLKFKVEEMTVAIPGKYTTANLLFSLAYPDAKNKTEMLFSDIENAVLSGKVAAGVIIHENRFTYEQKGLVKIIDLGEYWETLTGSAIPLGGIVVNRKIEKSIQLKIDRLIRKSVEYAFANPSASREYVKKHAQEMDESVIQKHIDLYVNKYSVDLGIDGKRAVQTLFDKAIEKRIITNFNQSIFL is encoded by the coding sequence GTGCGATATACATTAGGCTTTAGCCCTTGCCCCAATGATTGTTTTATTTTTGATGCCTTGGTAAATGGTAAGATTGATTTAGAAGGATTGGAGTTTGATGTCGTAATGGAAGATGTAGAGTCTTTGAATACCAAGGCTTTTCAAGGCGAACTCGATATTTCTAAATTAAGCTACCATGCATATATGCATTTGGTAGATAGGTATGCATTACTAAACTCCGGTAGCGCACTAGGTTTTGGCTGTGGACCGTTATTAATTACGCAAGCTCAAAATTTAAAGTTTAAAGTTGAAGAAATGACAGTTGCTATTCCCGGAAAATATACTACTGCCAACTTACTGTTTTCATTAGCCTATCCTGATGCAAAAAACAAAACAGAAATGCTGTTTTCTGATATTGAAAATGCTGTTTTGTCTGGCAAGGTAGCCGCAGGTGTTATTATACACGAAAATAGATTTACCTACGAACAGAAAGGCCTTGTAAAAATAATTGACTTAGGAGAATATTGGGAAACGCTTACGGGTAGTGCAATCCCGTTAGGAGGTATTGTGGTTAATAGAAAAATAGAAAAATCGATTCAACTTAAAATAGATAGATTAATACGTAAAAGTGTTGAGTATGCCTTTGCAAATCCAAGTGCTAGTAGAGAATATGTAAAGAAGCATGCGCAAGAGATGGATGAGTCTGTTATACAGAAGCACATAGATTTGTATGTAAATAAGTATTCTGTTGATTTAGGTATTGATGGTAAGCGCGCTGTGCAAACTCTTTTTGATAAGGCAATTGAAAAAAGAATTATCACTAACTTTAATCAATCAATTTTTTTGTAA
- the rfaD gene encoding ADP-glyceromanno-heptose 6-epimerase yields MIVVTGAAGFIGSCLISKLNQEGYFDIVAVDDFSSEMKLPNLEGKRISKRIERDSFVSWIEANHKFIQFVFHIGARTDTTEFNKDIFDKLNLNYTKAVWDKCCEYGLPLVYASSAATYGLGEFGYEDNHTIIEKLKPLNPYGDSKNDFDKWAVKQAKQPYFWAGLKFFNVYGPNEYHKGRMASVIFHAYHQIQKTGSMKLFKSHNPNYKDGEQLRDFVYVKDVVEVCYFLFHHRKDSGIYNLGSGKARTFLDLTKNTFKALSKPEVIDFIDTPVDIRDKYQYFTEANMSKLKSIGYTKSFTVLEDGVQDYVQNYLLPNKYY; encoded by the coding sequence ATGATAGTTGTAACAGGCGCTGCAGGTTTTATAGGAAGTTGTTTAATTAGTAAATTAAATCAAGAGGGATATTTTGACATTGTTGCAGTAGATGATTTTTCATCTGAGATGAAACTCCCTAATCTAGAAGGGAAGAGAATATCAAAAAGAATAGAACGCGATAGTTTTGTTTCATGGATAGAAGCTAATCATAAATTCATTCAGTTTGTATTTCATATTGGGGCCCGCACAGATACTACTGAATTCAATAAAGATATTTTCGATAAACTGAATTTGAATTACACCAAAGCTGTTTGGGATAAATGTTGTGAATATGGCCTTCCATTAGTTTATGCGTCTTCTGCGGCAACCTACGGTTTAGGAGAGTTTGGGTATGAAGATAATCATACAATTATTGAGAAGTTAAAACCTTTGAATCCGTATGGAGATTCTAAAAATGATTTTGATAAGTGGGCTGTTAAACAAGCCAAGCAACCTTACTTTTGGGCAGGGTTAAAATTTTTCAATGTGTATGGTCCCAACGAGTATCATAAAGGAAGAATGGCTTCCGTTATATTCCATGCATATCATCAAATTCAGAAAACTGGCAGCATGAAACTGTTCAAGTCGCATAATCCAAACTATAAAGATGGAGAGCAGTTGCGAGATTTTGTGTATGTAAAAGATGTAGTGGAGGTGTGTTATTTTTTGTTTCACCACAGAAAAGATTCCGGAATTTATAATTTAGGCAGTGGTAAGGCTCGGACTTTTTTAGATTTAACAAAAAACACTTTCAAGGCATTAAGCAAGCCCGAAGTAATTGATTTTATTGACACTCCTGTTGATATACGCGATAAATATCAATATTTTACCGAAGCCAATATGAGTAAGCTGAAGTCTATTGGTTACACCAAATCCTTCACGGTATTAGAGGATGGTGTACAAGACTATGTGCAAAATTATTTACTTCCTAACAAGTACTATTAG
- a CDS encoding amidohydrolase family protein: MKRILIALFFATCILYSSTAQETFHINGIYEKATSYYAFANATIHVDYNAELKNAILLIKEGKIIDVGEKITIPKDAIVIDLKGKHIYPSFIDLYSSYGMPEIKKNTGMPTPQLETATRGAYNWNQAIKPETDAYKLYANDTKAAEELRSLGFGAVLTSQKDGIARGSATLVLVGDEKENNNILKDKAAALYSFNKGTSTQDYPQSLMGSIALLRQTYLDAAWYKSFPIKKEYNISLDAWNQLQTLPQIFEVGDKFSALRADKIADEFNVNYIIKGAGNEYQLINAIKNTNAKYIVPLNFPQPYDVEDPLEANNLSLAEMKHWELAPANAAFLEKSNIDFAFTIADLKSKPDFFKQLQKAIKCGLSEKTALKALTHTPAQLIGMSGKLGCIKKDAIANFLLTSHTIFDKENILFQNWIQGKPYILADINKPDIRGEYLLTIEKQTNTLVIDGTTSKLNGSIKHTTDTTKHIATIALSGNQLTIHFETDSGFIRLAGYADSAQTMQGKGQLPKGEWISWKATLVKKHIPENKPDSVDTSIAELGEIYYPFTAYGKPLLKESLIEKIKTRYDAVLIKNTTIWTNESEGILKNKDVYIVAGKIVRIADNIDANKGAFAKIIDGTGKHLTSGIIDEHSHIALAGGVNEGTQISTAEVRMGDVINSEDINIYRQLAGGVTTSQLLHGSANPIGGQSALIKLRWGKTSEEMKFEKADGFIKFALGENVKQSNWGDNQVIRFPQSRMGVEQVYYDYFYRAKEYQAKWDAYNKLTPKEKTANPQPRRDLDLEAVSEILQNKRFITCHSYVQSEINMLMHVADSFGFKINTFTHILEGYKIADKMKKHGAGASTFADWWAYKMEVTDAIPYNAAILNKMGIVTAINSDDAEMARRLNQEAAKAVKYGNVSEEDAWKMVTLNPAKLLHIDNKVGSVKVGKHADLVLWSDNPLSIYATVEKTLIDGLIYFDKEEDIKLQEEIKKERARITKKMLVEKAGGEPTQKATQKKQKLYHCDTIEETATAE; the protein is encoded by the coding sequence ATGAAACGCATTCTTATTGCATTATTCTTTGCAACGTGTATTTTGTACAGCTCCACAGCACAAGAAACTTTTCACATAAATGGCATTTACGAAAAAGCAACTAGTTATTATGCTTTCGCCAACGCCACTATTCATGTGGATTATAACGCAGAATTAAAAAACGCCATTCTCCTTATAAAAGAAGGGAAGATTATTGACGTTGGCGAAAAAATCACTATACCGAAAGATGCTATTGTAATTGACTTGAAAGGAAAACACATCTACCCATCTTTCATCGACTTATATTCCTCATACGGAATGCCAGAGATAAAGAAAAATACAGGAATGCCCACTCCACAATTAGAAACCGCTACCAGAGGGGCCTACAACTGGAATCAAGCTATTAAGCCGGAAACAGACGCGTATAAGCTTTACGCTAACGACACAAAAGCTGCGGAAGAGTTGCGCTCTTTGGGATTTGGAGCAGTTTTAACATCGCAAAAAGATGGCATAGCCAGAGGCTCGGCAACACTCGTATTAGTAGGAGATGAAAAAGAAAACAACAATATACTAAAAGACAAAGCTGCTGCTCTATATTCATTTAACAAAGGAACTTCTACACAAGATTACCCGCAATCGTTAATGGGGAGTATCGCACTACTAAGACAAACGTATTTAGATGCTGCATGGTACAAAAGCTTTCCTATAAAAAAAGAATATAATATTTCGTTGGATGCTTGGAATCAGCTTCAAACATTGCCACAAATTTTTGAAGTAGGCGACAAATTTTCGGCACTGCGTGCAGATAAAATTGCAGATGAATTCAACGTAAATTATATTATTAAAGGTGCTGGCAACGAATACCAACTGATAAATGCTATAAAAAATACAAATGCTAAATACATTGTTCCGCTTAATTTTCCGCAACCATATGATGTAGAAGACCCACTAGAAGCCAACAATTTATCACTAGCAGAAATGAAGCACTGGGAGCTAGCTCCTGCAAATGCTGCTTTTCTAGAAAAAAGCAATATTGATTTTGCTTTTACAATCGCTGATTTAAAAAGCAAACCTGACTTTTTTAAACAACTACAAAAAGCAATAAAGTGTGGGCTGTCAGAAAAAACTGCATTAAAAGCGCTTACACACACTCCGGCCCAACTTATAGGAATGAGTGGGAAGTTGGGGTGTATAAAAAAGGATGCCATTGCAAATTTTCTACTTACTTCACACACTATTTTCGACAAAGAAAATATACTTTTTCAAAATTGGATTCAAGGAAAGCCTTATATTTTGGCAGATATAAACAAGCCGGATATTAGAGGAGAATATCTACTTACCATTGAAAAACAAACAAACACACTTGTTATAGATGGAACTACTTCAAAACTAAACGGAAGCATTAAGCACACCACAGACACCACTAAACACATTGCTACCATTGCATTATCGGGCAATCAACTTACAATTCATTTTGAGACTGATTCCGGATTTATACGTTTAGCAGGTTATGCAGACTCAGCCCAAACCATGCAAGGGAAAGGACAATTGCCGAAAGGCGAATGGATTAGCTGGAAAGCAACGTTAGTAAAAAAACATATTCCCGAAAACAAGCCAGATTCAGTAGATACAAGCATTGCAGAGCTTGGAGAAATTTACTACCCATTTACTGCTTATGGCAAACCATTGCTGAAAGAGTCCCTAATTGAAAAAATAAAAACCAGATACGATGCCGTATTAATTAAAAATACAACCATTTGGACAAACGAATCGGAAGGCATTTTAAAAAACAAAGATGTATATATTGTGGCTGGTAAAATTGTGCGAATTGCAGATAACATTGATGCCAACAAAGGCGCATTTGCAAAAATTATTGATGGTACAGGGAAACATCTAACATCGGGAATTATTGATGAACACTCACATATAGCATTGGCTGGAGGTGTAAACGAAGGCACCCAAATATCAACAGCAGAAGTGAGAATGGGAGATGTAATTAACTCGGAAGACATAAATATTTACAGACAATTAGCGGGTGGTGTAACTACTTCGCAACTCTTGCATGGCTCAGCGAACCCAATTGGCGGACAGTCTGCATTGATAAAATTACGTTGGGGAAAAACTTCTGAAGAAATGAAATTTGAAAAAGCGGATGGTTTTATAAAATTTGCGTTAGGCGAAAATGTAAAACAATCCAATTGGGGCGACAATCAAGTAATTCGCTTCCCTCAAAGCCGAATGGGAGTTGAACAAGTTTATTACGATTATTTTTACAGAGCCAAGGAATACCAAGCAAAATGGGACGCTTATAACAAGTTGACTCCTAAAGAAAAAACAGCAAACCCGCAACCTAGAAGAGACCTTGACCTAGAAGCTGTTTCGGAAATACTACAAAATAAAAGATTTATTACTTGTCATTCCTACGTACAATCTGAAATAAATATGTTGATGCATGTAGCCGATTCTTTCGGGTTTAAAATAAATACGTTTACGCATATTTTAGAGGGCTACAAGATTGCGGACAAAATGAAAAAACATGGAGCCGGAGCCTCTACATTTGCCGACTGGTGGGCATATAAAATGGAGGTAACCGATGCAATACCTTACAATGCAGCTATCTTAAATAAAATGGGTATTGTAACTGCAATTAATTCTGATGATGCAGAAATGGCTCGCAGATTAAATCAAGAAGCTGCAAAAGCAGTTAAATATGGAAATGTAAGCGAAGAAGATGCTTGGAAAATGGTGACACTAAACCCTGCTAAACTTTTACATATTGACAACAAAGTAGGTAGCGTAAAGGTGGGCAAACATGCCGACTTAGTGCTTTGGTCTGACAATCCACTATCCATTTACGCCACAGTTGAAAAAACATTAATTGATGGACTAATTTATTTTGATAAAGAAGAGGATATAAAACTTCAAGAAGAAATAAAAAAAGAGCGGGCAAGAATCACAAAAAAAATGTTAGTTGAAAAGGCTGGCGGAGAGCCCACACAGAAAGCCACACAAAAAAAACAAAAATTATATCATTGCGACACGATAGAAGAAACAGCTACTGCCGAGTAA